One Candidatus Thermodiscus eudorianus DNA segment encodes these proteins:
- a CDS encoding inorganic phosphate transporter family protein — protein sequence MDLGQQEILVMLGLMAAFYMAWNLGANDAANPTDTAVGSGAISLRKALLLFSLFAILGAILQGYRVIKTIGKGVVKDLDPTMALSASLAAGLWVTIATRKGLPVSTTHSTVGAVLGVGLARGLLGSSSKIDWGVVVKVVLSWITSPLGAIVVAIVLYYVFQRLYVTLVSRGWNVDRVFQAILIFNLAFSAYAFGANDVGNATGVYVTVVSKTLGFPDQRTLQFLALLGGIGIMAGALTWGYRVVMRVGFNITKLDYVSGGAAELSNALVVYAFTLMGMPVSTTHASVSSIIGVGIAKGKGLSGIDKWTVLVIILGWLATVPAAAGLAASIYTLISFIL from the coding sequence GTGGATCTAGGACAGCAAGAGATACTAGTCATGCTGGGGCTTATGGCCGCGTTCTACATGGCCTGGAACCTTGGCGCCAACGACGCGGCGAACCCCACGGACACCGCTGTCGGCTCGGGGGCTATCTCGCTTAGGAAGGCCCTCCTCCTCTTCAGCCTCTTCGCTATACTCGGCGCCATACTCCAGGGATACCGGGTCATAAAGACGATAGGCAAGGGGGTCGTCAAGGACCTAGACCCTACAATGGCCCTCTCAGCGAGCCTCGCCGCAGGGCTATGGGTGACTATAGCCACGAGGAAGGGCCTGCCCGTGTCCACGACTCACTCCACGGTCGGCGCCGTATTGGGGGTGGGCCTTGCACGAGGCCTCCTGGGGAGCTCCTCCAAGATCGATTGGGGTGTCGTGGTGAAGGTTGTCCTCAGCTGGATCACAAGCCCCCTGGGCGCTATAGTGGTTGCTATAGTGCTCTACTACGTCTTCCAGAGGCTCTACGTTACCCTAGTCTCAAGGGGTTGGAACGTTGACAGGGTCTTCCAGGCCATCCTAATCTTCAACCTAGCCTTCAGCGCTTACGCCTTCGGGGCGAACGACGTGGGTAATGCTACGGGGGTCTATGTGACTGTGGTTAGCAAGACCCTCGGGTTCCCGGACCAGCGGACGCTCCAGTTCCTAGCCCTCCTCGGCGGTATAGGCATAATGGCCGGTGCCCTGACCTGGGGGTATAGGGTTGTCATGAGGGTCGGCTTCAACATAACCAAGCTCGACTATGTCAGCGGCGGGGCGGCGGAGCTATCCAACGCCCTCGTGGTCTACGCCTTCACGCTCATGGGGATGCCAGTCTCCACGACTCATGCGAGCGTCTCCTCCATAATAGGGGTTGGGATAGCCAAGGGCAAGGGGCTCTCGGGCATCGATAAGTGGACAGTCCTAGTCATAATACTTGGATGGCTCGCGACCGTCCCCGCGGCCGCCGGGCTAGCGGCCTCGATATATACCTTGATATCATTTATATTATAG
- a CDS encoding protein kinase yields the protein MARPGKPATILLLTLLTASMLLPGSVHVLAYLSITPPTLTELWERSLGGLVSSVSWGPGVGLAVGASHAVIVLNGNGSVLWEGKLAEDVLSVSWSHNGDRLVVGVGWFSWLGNSSITNSTHGRIIVFSNTSKKVWQSMDLYGYVYSVSWSPKDDRLAVGAGSRIIVFNSSGGVLWEKSLGSNVSSVSWSPSGDKLVVGGDFRKIAVFDVKGNLLWEKGTGGRVSSVSWSPSNSEIAASIGNRIIVFNAEGGVLWEQSLGSSIRSVSWSPGGDMLAVTAGNYAIVFDSSGNLLWKSRNLGGLAESISWSPEGSKLVVGVDNRVVVLYASFGVIQVSGVPGSVVSVSGPGGSGEYKIPGNQTLTLYATPGNYTINYKLPQPNNYIGTRSPFSGSLKTDVKPGKRHVINLPSYGDLLARLELAVPPYSSVTLESGAVKKTFSAGGDGKLLLWLDPGAYKLTVTYKGATVSRDLKVSKGQSITLKFGEQDFAAPITTTTSKPTTSTQSQASGATIPPIATTTSHTLSTATPVETAVTVGPTTTMVARGGLGGYTLLLGLLGLGGVMAAVILLRRKSGGETLPGEAPPQAPPPPPPPTPESASSSQSVETGRVSHTVDTVEGPSTPVKTPASTPVGGLKSVASLLGRELQGFKSVESCRGSYSVVLPESLAPQGFGGSWDCCKLGCGGWGCAYRCRRSGDSSGEYVVFKVPRGLEALIEEGSFLTIDERLLRRVVNEASVVSRLKHPHVLRLLAYGEKLPLLVYEYADMGSLDQQFALGWSPSLRDSVLAALQLGDALRYIHSRGLVHGDIKPGNIFVRDGVVKLGDFSSLVRLVTMTSRHALSYTPGFRAPEQVFSDLKLRAVRAGLENRIDVYQLGNLLLYMISGETIDGEEAADASRVEEVLRGVEHPVLRELLRRMLSLEPEERPNMEYVVVKLYEVYEGLG from the coding sequence TTGGCTAGGCCAGGCAAGCCAGCCACGATCTTGCTACTAACGCTACTCACGGCTAGTATGCTGTTACCCGGCTCTGTGCATGTACTTGCATATCTGTCGATAACGCCGCCGACGTTAACGGAACTGTGGGAGAGGAGTCTAGGGGGCCTAGTTTCCAGTGTTTCCTGGGGTCCTGGTGTCGGCTTGGCTGTTGGAGCTAGTCATGCTGTGATTGTACTTAACGGTAATGGTAGTGTCTTGTGGGAGGGGAAGTTAGCCGAGGACGTATTAAGTGTCTCTTGGAGTCATAATGGAGACAGACTGGTTGTTGGAGTAGGCTGGTTTAGCTGGTTAGGCAATAGCTCTATCACTAATAGCACTCATGGCCGCATTATCGTGTTCAGCAACACTAGCAAAAAGGTATGGCAGTCCATGGATTTATACGGCTATGTCTATAGCGTTTCCTGGAGCCCTAAAGACGACAGGCTAGCTGTTGGAGCCGGTTCTAGAATAATAGTCTTCAACAGCAGTGGTGGCGTCTTATGGGAGAAGAGCCTGGGCAGCAACGTCTCAAGCGTTTCCTGGAGCCCTAGCGGGGATAAACTCGTCGTTGGCGGCGACTTCAGAAAAATTGCTGTCTTCGATGTCAAAGGTAATCTTCTGTGGGAGAAGGGCACAGGAGGCAGGGTCTCAAGCGTTTCCTGGAGCCCTAGTAATAGCGAGATAGCGGCTAGTATTGGTAACAGGATTATCGTTTTCAACGCCGAAGGTGGAGTCTTGTGGGAGCAGAGTCTGGGTAGCAGCATTCGTAGTGTTTCTTGGAGTCCTGGCGGAGATATGCTAGCCGTCACCGCTGGAAACTACGCCATAGTCTTCGACAGTAGCGGTAACCTGCTGTGGAAGAGTAGAAATCTAGGCGGGTTGGCGGAAAGTATCTCCTGGAGCCCGGAGGGCAGTAAGTTAGTCGTCGGAGTTGATAACAGGGTTGTTGTTCTCTATGCCTCTTTCGGCGTCATCCAGGTCTCCGGGGTCCCCGGTAGTGTTGTGAGCGTATCGGGACCGGGTGGAAGCGGGGAATACAAGATACCAGGAAACCAGACACTAACACTATACGCAACACCAGGAAACTACACGATAAACTACAAACTACCACAACCAAACAACTACATAGGTACAAGATCGCCATTTAGCGGATCGTTAAAGACTGATGTCAAGCCCGGTAAGAGGCATGTAATCAATCTGCCTAGCTATGGTGACCTGCTTGCACGGCTTGAGTTGGCCGTTCCACCGTACAGTAGTGTGACGTTGGAGTCTGGGGCGGTTAAGAAGACGTTCTCCGCTGGAGGAGATGGGAAGCTGTTGCTGTGGCTGGATCCCGGGGCCTATAAGCTGACGGTAACCTACAAGGGGGCAACTGTGTCGAGGGATTTGAAGGTTTCGAAGGGCCAGTCGATAACCCTTAAGTTCGGGGAGCAGGACTTTGCCGCCCCCATAACCACTACGACAAGCAAGCCCACAACCAGCACGCAATCCCAGGCATCTGGAGCCACAATCCCACCAATAGCCACGACCACGTCACACACACTCTCGACGGCGACACCCGTAGAGACGGCCGTCACGGTCGGGCCTACAACCACGATGGTGGCTAGAGGCGGCCTAGGAGGCTACACGCTCCTCCTAGGACTACTGGGGCTGGGAGGAGTCATGGCCGCTGTAATCCTGTTGAGGAGGAAGAGCGGTGGAGAGACGCTGCCTGGAGAGGCGCCTCCGCAAGCCCCACCACCGCCGCCTCCGCCAACGCCAGAGTCCGCTAGCAGCAGCCAGTCTGTCGAGACGGGTAGAGTGTCTCATACAGTTGATACCGTTGAGGGACCCTCCACGCCAGTAAAGACGCCAGCGTCCACCCCTGTGGGGGGCTTGAAGTCCGTGGCCAGCTTGCTTGGCCGAGAACTCCAGGGCTTTAAGAGCGTGGAATCCTGTAGGGGGAGTTATAGTGTGGTGCTACCCGAGTCGCTGGCGCCCCAGGGATTCGGCGGCAGCTGGGATTGTTGCAAGCTTGGTTGTGGTGGTTGGGGTTGTGCCTATCGCTGTAGGAGGAGCGGTGACTCTAGCGGGGAGTATGTTGTGTTCAAGGTGCCCCGCGGCTTGGAGGCTTTGATCGAGGAGGGCAGCTTCCTAACTATAGATGAGAGGTTGTTGAGGCGCGTTGTCAACGAGGCGAGCGTCGTCTCAAGGCTCAAGCATCCCCATGTACTGCGCCTCCTGGCTTATGGCGAGAAGCTCCCGCTCCTGGTCTACGAGTACGCCGACATGGGTAGTTTGGACCAGCAGTTCGCCCTCGGCTGGAGCCCCAGCCTCAGGGACTCGGTGCTCGCCGCGTTGCAGCTTGGCGATGCTCTCCGCTATATCCACTCTCGGGGGCTGGTGCATGGGGACATCAAGCCCGGGAACATATTCGTTAGGGATGGTGTCGTCAAGCTTGGGGACTTCAGTAGCCTGGTGAGGCTCGTCACTATGACCAGCCGACACGCCCTCAGCTACACCCCCGGCTTCCGGGCTCCCGAGCAGGTGTTCAGCGACTTGAAGCTCCGCGCTGTCAGGGCTGGGCTTGAGAACAGGATAGACGTCTACCAGCTCGGGAATCTCCTGCTCTACATGATTTCGGGGGAGACTATTGACGGGGAGGAGGCGGCTGACGCTAGCAGGGTGGAGGAGGTGTTGCGTGGCGTGGAGCATCCCGTGCTCAGGGAGTTGCTTAGGAGGATGCTCTCGCTGGAGCCAGAGGAGAGGCCTAACATGGAGTATGTAGTGGTCAAGCTCTATGAGGTGTATGAGGGCCTCGGATAG
- a CDS encoding ketopantoate reductase family protein, which yields MTVEACVVGCGAVGCLLAGFLHEALGKPPVVVVRRGDHRDLLNREGAAITGMMDKSFPVEAHTPGDLPGDYCRYSIVATKAYHAREAVLEAMRISEYTAVASNGFGALEEVERRGGRGIGVVVEYGVVRESDNRVSLRGVGRLIVGPYKSPPSPARGLGGLLARGGARVEIVDDIEPYRWAKAAVSVGLNGVASVLGVENGVVLVDAHARDLALRAAEEVAEVARALGVELPFDASRYLLEVAERTQLNRNSMLQDIERGRKTEVEEIHGYVLRRARELGVRTDTIEHLYMLLKALEGLGGRVCLRRERR from the coding sequence ATGACGGTCGAAGCGTGTGTTGTCGGTTGCGGCGCCGTGGGGTGTCTCCTCGCCGGGTTCCTACACGAGGCGCTCGGCAAGCCGCCTGTGGTTGTAGTGCGTAGAGGCGATCACAGGGATTTGTTGAATAGGGAGGGCGCCGCTATAACCGGGATGATGGACAAGTCCTTCCCGGTGGAAGCCCATACCCCGGGGGACTTGCCGGGCGACTACTGCAGGTATTCCATAGTCGCTACGAAGGCCTACCATGCTAGGGAGGCTGTCCTTGAGGCTATGAGGATCTCCGAGTACACGGCCGTCGCCTCAAACGGCTTCGGGGCGCTGGAGGAGGTTGAGAGGAGGGGCGGACGCGGTATAGGCGTTGTAGTCGAGTATGGGGTTGTGCGCGAGTCCGATAACAGGGTTTCACTCCGGGGTGTGGGGAGGCTTATCGTGGGCCCCTACAAGTCTCCCCCAAGCCCTGCCCGTGGGCTGGGTGGTTTGCTCGCCCGGGGAGGGGCTAGGGTCGAGATAGTGGATGATATCGAGCCTTACCGGTGGGCTAAGGCGGCTGTCAGCGTTGGGTTGAATGGCGTCGCCTCGGTGCTGGGCGTTGAGAATGGAGTTGTCTTGGTCGATGCCCATGCTAGGGACTTGGCCTTGAGGGCTGCCGAGGAGGTGGCCGAGGTCGCTAGGGCCCTCGGAGTCGAGCTCCCCTTCGACGCTTCGAGGTATCTCTTGGAGGTGGCTGAGAGGACGCAGTTGAACAGGAATAGTATGCTGCAGGATATCGAGAGGGGGCGTAAGACTGAGGTGGAGGAGATCCATGGGTACGTGTTGAGGAGGGCTAGGGAGCTCGGGGTTAGGACCGATACTATCGAGCATCTATATATGCTCTTGAAGGCCCTTGAGGGTCTCGGGGGCAGGGTTTGCCTGAGGAGAGAAAGAAGATAA
- a CDS encoding ATP-binding protein gives MDKGWGTLSHIDTTGFLNQEIKKAKKRMEAALAKGDYYTASIQAKRVSELLRELAKARKWGQKDLLRLAEEYSQLAKRLSQGEPPAKPIPRIPASQQPTKPTQTPSPKPQATGEIEALDSEFDKQAEALIARADITWDDIAGLEEVKRSLVEAIFYSIARPEDPGVRVEPPRRFLLYGPPGTGKTMLAMAASNMLGATFINVSVDKVLSRYVGDAPRMISAVFRLAVRRAPSIVFFDEVETLMMKRDTGKEAATGLVQTLLTELDGFKTKKLDKPVIVIAATNKPWLLDEAILSRFEKRIYVPPPDKKAREAIFRLNLEKKGFKLEGITYEELADRTEGYSGRDIANACREAIMMMLRRANPDIYKQLTMIKDPSKLKDVRYKILPIKREEILQALEKVKPPITPEELEKYREWARQH, from the coding sequence GTGGATAAGGGGTGGGGGACCTTATCACACATAGACACGACGGGATTCCTAAACCAGGAGATAAAAAAGGCCAAGAAGCGGATGGAGGCAGCGCTAGCCAAGGGAGACTACTACACCGCGTCAATACAGGCCAAACGAGTATCAGAACTACTACGAGAGCTAGCCAAGGCCAGGAAATGGGGTCAAAAAGACCTACTGAGACTAGCAGAAGAATACAGCCAGCTAGCCAAGAGGCTATCCCAGGGAGAACCCCCAGCCAAGCCCATACCAAGGATACCAGCAAGCCAGCAGCCCACGAAGCCAACCCAAACACCGAGCCCCAAGCCCCAGGCCACGGGGGAGATCGAGGCCCTGGACTCAGAGTTCGACAAGCAGGCCGAGGCCCTAATAGCTAGAGCCGACATCACATGGGACGACATAGCCGGGCTTGAGGAGGTCAAGAGGAGCCTCGTAGAAGCGATATTCTACAGCATAGCCAGGCCCGAGGACCCCGGTGTTAGGGTGGAGCCCCCCAGGAGGTTCCTACTCTACGGGCCCCCCGGCACAGGGAAGACCATGCTGGCCATGGCTGCGAGCAACATGCTAGGCGCCACCTTCATAAACGTCAGCGTTGACAAGGTGCTTTCAAGGTATGTAGGCGACGCCCCCAGGATGATTAGCGCCGTCTTCAGGCTCGCCGTGAGGAGGGCTCCCAGCATAGTGTTCTTCGACGAGGTCGAGACCCTCATGATGAAGAGGGACACGGGCAAGGAGGCTGCCACAGGCCTAGTCCAAACCCTACTAACAGAGCTGGACGGCTTCAAAACCAAGAAGCTAGACAAGCCGGTCATAGTCATCGCTGCGACCAACAAGCCCTGGCTACTAGACGAGGCGATACTATCAAGGTTTGAGAAGAGGATATACGTGCCCCCACCCGACAAGAAGGCGAGAGAAGCAATATTCAGGCTAAACCTGGAGAAGAAGGGGTTCAAGCTGGAAGGGATAACCTACGAGGAACTAGCCGACAGGACCGAAGGCTACAGCGGGAGGGACATAGCAAACGCCTGTAGGGAGGCGATAATGATGATGCTGAGGAGGGCCAACCCCGACATATACAAGCAACTCACAATGATAAAAGACCCGTCCAAGCTCAAAGACGTACGATACAAGATACTACCGATAAAGAGGGAGGAAATACTACAAGCACTAGAAAAAGTGAAACCACCGATAACCCCGGAGGAGCTAGAGAAATACAGGGAATGGGCCCGGCAACACTAG
- a CDS encoding radical SAM protein produces MIDPKGRRGTLHEGGYKVKPRITELLKKKDRIKERLEEELGRPRARRARRDHHARRRPRHCGMTIHTGIGCSFACIYCYIWDMGFPGRPKAYPLEPMELAYALAVNPYVVPEATMAAYGSVTEPFQPETRERALAYIREVHRWLGLPSQVSTKAVIDRELARSLKASDPGLSLLITVVALGDKAKRLEPRAPPAEERLEGARTALREGLHVALFLRPIMPGVNEEDLFDILEAAARIGVRDIVLGSLRATTGILARLEAAGFDTGKIRRLLVRKPRSAKDQVPIDTSSIKRELASYARSLGLRVHPSACSHNMVSHGMPCHACRMGPCYSRPPVPDRDDVIEAINYLGGSVEDVEASYPYIILRGLRGVRRDVAVEVLSAASKLMVRILG; encoded by the coding sequence ATGATAGATCCCAAGGGGAGAAGAGGGACCCTCCACGAGGGCGGGTACAAGGTGAAGCCCAGGATAACAGAGCTACTCAAGAAGAAAGACAGGATCAAGGAGAGGCTAGAAGAGGAGCTAGGCAGGCCACGGGCAAGGAGGGCCAGGAGAGACCACCATGCAAGGCGCAGGCCCAGGCACTGTGGGATGACCATACACACAGGCATAGGATGCAGCTTCGCCTGCATATACTGCTACATCTGGGATATGGGGTTCCCCGGGAGACCCAAAGCCTACCCCCTCGAACCCATGGAGCTAGCATACGCCCTGGCAGTAAACCCCTACGTGGTTCCAGAGGCCACAATGGCCGCCTATGGCAGTGTAACTGAGCCTTTCCAGCCCGAAACCCGCGAGCGGGCTCTAGCGTATATACGCGAGGTACACCGGTGGCTTGGACTGCCGAGCCAGGTGTCCACGAAGGCGGTCATAGACAGGGAGCTGGCCAGGAGCCTGAAAGCCTCCGACCCGGGCCTGAGCCTGCTAATCACGGTGGTCGCGCTCGGAGACAAGGCTAAGCGGCTAGAGCCCCGGGCCCCGCCGGCCGAGGAGAGGCTTGAGGGCGCCAGGACCGCCCTACGGGAAGGCCTCCACGTCGCGTTGTTCCTCAGGCCCATCATGCCGGGCGTAAACGAGGAGGACTTGTTCGATATACTGGAGGCCGCCGCTAGGATTGGTGTCAGGGACATTGTATTGGGTAGTCTAAGGGCGACCACAGGCATACTGGCTAGGCTTGAAGCGGCGGGATTCGACACGGGCAAGATACGGAGGCTTCTGGTTAGGAAGCCTAGGTCCGCCAAGGACCAGGTACCCATCGACACTTCCAGTATAAAACGCGAGCTAGCCAGCTACGCCCGTAGCCTCGGGCTGAGGGTCCATCCATCAGCCTGCAGCCATAACATGGTAAGCCACGGCATGCCGTGCCACGCCTGTAGGATGGGGCCCTGCTATTCCAGGCCCCCGGTGCCGGATAGGGATGACGTTATCGAGGCCATCAACTACCTGGGCGGGTCGGTTGAGGACGTCGAGGCCAGCTACCCCTACATTATACTGCGTGGGTTGAGGGGGGTTAGGAGGGATGTGGCGGTCGAGGTATTATCAGCTGCCTCAAAGCTTATGGTCAGAATCCTAGGCTAG
- the panB gene encoding 3-methyl-2-oxobutanoate hydroxymethyltransferase: MPEERKKITIRKIIKKKNKEKIVMVTAYDYPTALIADRAGVDAILVGDSLAMVVLGMDSTHGVTLNEMLHHIRAVARAKPKALVVGDMPFGSYEPSTSVAVESAIEMVRAGAEAVKLEGGSEYVDRIKGIVRAGIPVMGHVGMTPQRYLSFGGYKLRGKTPGEEKAILDDALALEGAGAFSVVIEYTRPELAKKITEKLSIPTICIGAGRHCDGQVLVFHDIVGLYPHSPPFAKKYADAFQYLLDALKRYAREVREGLFPGEEYTP; this comes from the coding sequence TTGCCTGAGGAGAGAAAGAAGATAACTATTAGGAAAATAATTAAAAAGAAGAACAAGGAGAAGATCGTAATGGTCACAGCCTACGACTACCCAACCGCCCTGATAGCAGACAGGGCCGGGGTAGACGCGATACTAGTAGGCGACAGCCTAGCCATGGTAGTGCTGGGCATGGACTCGACCCACGGCGTGACCCTAAACGAGATGCTACACCACATCCGAGCCGTGGCTAGGGCAAAGCCCAAGGCCTTGGTGGTGGGCGACATGCCCTTCGGAAGCTACGAACCCAGTACCAGCGTGGCGGTTGAATCGGCCATAGAAATGGTGAGGGCTGGAGCCGAGGCCGTCAAGCTTGAGGGGGGCTCCGAGTATGTCGACAGGATTAAGGGGATTGTACGGGCTGGGATACCGGTCATGGGCCACGTCGGCATGACTCCCCAGAGGTACCTGTCATTCGGGGGCTACAAGCTGCGGGGCAAGACGCCGGGCGAGGAGAAGGCTATACTGGATGATGCCCTGGCCTTGGAGGGGGCTGGCGCCTTCTCGGTTGTCATAGAGTATACGAGGCCGGAGCTGGCTAAGAAGATAACCGAGAAACTGTCGATCCCCACCATATGCATTGGTGCCGGGAGGCACTGCGACGGGCAGGTTCTGGTCTTCCACGATATAGTCGGGCTGTATCCCCACTCGCCGCCCTTCGCCAAGAAGTACGCTGACGCCTTCCAATACCTCCTAGACGCCCTGAAGAGGTACGCCCGCGAGGTCAGGGAGGGGCTCTTCCCCGGGGAGGAGTACACGCCCTAG
- a CDS encoding class II aldolase/adducin family protein produces MSWTGDPKRDIVDVMRLMYERGLVQVRGGNASIYDRGSGMVYMSPSGVPRTLMTTRDVAVMSIGGSLLRGKPTSEWRMHLAVYEASSDAVAVVHAHPPSLLALNYRGKTPDPDYLTEVKLNARCIARVPYATPGTQELADKVGETIRSTGCNALILDRHGALVYSDKTIYHALDLLEALEDLSRIMLHLDK; encoded by the coding sequence GTGTCGTGGACCGGGGACCCGAAGCGCGACATAGTCGATGTAATGAGGCTCATGTACGAGAGGGGGCTCGTCCAGGTCCGGGGAGGCAACGCCAGCATCTACGACAGAGGCTCCGGGATGGTCTACATGTCCCCCTCTGGAGTCCCCCGAACCCTAATGACCACGAGGGACGTCGCGGTGATGAGTATAGGAGGGTCCCTCCTCCGGGGGAAACCCACGAGTGAGTGGAGGATGCACCTAGCAGTATACGAGGCCAGCAGCGACGCGGTGGCAGTGGTACATGCGCACCCGCCGTCGCTCCTAGCCCTCAACTACCGGGGCAAGACGCCGGACCCCGACTACCTAACCGAGGTCAAGCTAAACGCGAGGTGCATAGCTCGGGTCCCCTACGCCACGCCGGGAACCCAGGAACTAGCCGACAAGGTAGGCGAGACAATAAGGAGCACCGGGTGCAACGCGCTTATACTCGACCGCCACGGAGCCCTAGTCTACTCGGACAAAACCATATACCACGCCCTAGACCTCCTAGAAGCGCTAGAAGACCTCTCAAGGATAATGCTACACCTAGACAAGTAA
- a CDS encoding methyltransferase domain-containing protein has protein sequence MPKTTWVDAIALAFGGNQLVPYVATRRELIPAILELLGLREGDVFYDLGCGDGRVAIEAAKRYPVKRAVCVEVNPSLAMGALERARLEGVADRVLVLNEDMRHVDLSDADAVYMYLLTSINELMRPKLERELKPGARVVTLDFQIPGWKPYKIVGEPGWQKTLYLYIKRV, from the coding sequence TTGCCCAAGACGACGTGGGTAGACGCGATAGCACTGGCGTTCGGCGGAAACCAGCTGGTGCCATACGTCGCGACGAGGAGGGAGCTGATCCCAGCCATACTGGAGCTGCTCGGGCTCCGGGAGGGCGACGTATTCTACGACCTGGGGTGCGGCGACGGCAGGGTCGCCATAGAGGCCGCCAAGAGGTATCCTGTGAAGAGGGCTGTGTGCGTGGAGGTGAACCCGAGCCTCGCCATGGGGGCCCTGGAGAGGGCTAGGCTGGAGGGGGTCGCCGACAGGGTCCTCGTGTTGAACGAGGACATGAGGCATGTGGATCTAAGCGACGCCGACGCAGTGTACATGTACCTCCTGACGAGCATCAACGAGCTGATGAGGCCCAAGCTTGAGAGGGAGCTCAAGCCGGGGGCCAGGGTCGTGACCCTAGACTTCCAGATACCGGGCTGGAAGCCCTACAAGATAGTAGGGGAGCCTGGCTGGCAGAAGACCCTCTACCTATACATAAAGAGGGTATAA
- a CDS encoding class I SAM-dependent methyltransferase → MRVEVWRAMGSAVVRGYEGRVETPYWLARRMVAELFHGKPPGRGSRVLDAGSGRGVFIRAVIEYCRSRGYGLPEVVGVEVDPGLAGLTSRAFSGYGSVRIVNADFLLLDTETLGRFDYVIGNPPYISYEKMDAGKRRIYRRMFRSARGRFDLYMLFFEKALELLKPGGRLVFVTPEKYLYTLSARELRRLLARQCVCKIEFIDEDAFGGILAYPVITVIEKSKTQGKTRIILRDGSRLALNLPVDGSSWLETIALHKLENREIMKYRHRLEEVAVRISPGIATGRDKVFIIPREKLPSNLERYAYPSVSGRELAMFKPFNPIDPEKLPNIILVPYDDDGRLLDEAQAKPLLDYLANQRKTLMERRAVQEKGKKWYAFHEDPPMNTLLKPKILWPDLAKEPVFYADLTGTIIPRHNTYYLVPKNPGAIPKLLEYLKRNDVKEWIQSHSQKAANGYIRMQSHTIRKLPIPDNLYEESTASRKLYRYVEGRSP, encoded by the coding sequence GTGAGAGTGGAGGTTTGGAGGGCTATGGGGAGTGCCGTTGTAAGGGGGTATGAGGGGAGGGTTGAAACGCCCTATTGGCTGGCCCGGAGGATGGTCGCCGAGCTGTTCCATGGTAAGCCGCCTGGCCGTGGGTCTAGGGTGTTGGATGCTGGCTCGGGCCGTGGGGTCTTCATCAGGGCGGTTATAGAGTATTGCAGGTCTAGAGGGTATGGGTTGCCCGAGGTTGTTGGTGTCGAGGTTGATCCCGGGCTCGCCGGGCTTACATCAAGAGCATTCAGCGGATACGGTAGTGTGAGGATCGTCAACGCGGACTTCCTGCTACTCGACACGGAGACACTGGGGCGCTTTGACTACGTTATCGGTAACCCTCCATACATCTCCTACGAGAAAATGGATGCCGGTAAGAGGAGGATCTATAGGCGCATGTTTAGGAGCGCCCGGGGGCGCTTCGACCTCTACATGCTCTTCTTCGAGAAAGCACTTGAGCTACTCAAGCCCGGGGGCAGGCTGGTCTTCGTAACCCCCGAGAAATACCTCTACACCCTCTCAGCCAGGGAGCTCCGCAGGCTACTGGCAAGGCAATGCGTATGCAAGATAGAGTTCATCGACGAGGACGCCTTCGGCGGCATCCTAGCCTACCCAGTCATCACGGTCATAGAAAAATCAAAAACCCAGGGGAAGACGAGGATAATCCTCAGGGACGGGAGCAGGCTCGCGCTAAACCTACCCGTTGACGGGAGCTCCTGGCTCGAAACGATAGCACTCCACAAGCTAGAAAACAGGGAGATAATGAAGTATAGGCACAGGCTAGAAGAGGTCGCGGTAAGGATAAGCCCGGGGATCGCGACTGGCAGAGACAAAGTCTTCATAATCCCCCGGGAGAAGCTACCCAGCAACCTGGAGAGATACGCGTACCCCTCAGTCAGCGGCAGAGAGCTCGCCATGTTCAAGCCCTTCAACCCGATAGACCCGGAAAAGCTACCCAATATTATCCTAGTGCCGTATGACGATGACGGAAGGCTCCTCGACGAGGCCCAGGCAAAACCCCTACTAGACTACCTAGCCAACCAAAGGAAAACACTAATGGAGAGGAGGGCCGTCCAGGAGAAGGGTAAGAAGTGGTACGCGTTCCACGAAGACCCGCCCATGAACACCCTGCTCAAGCCAAAAATCCTATGGCCCGACCTAGCCAAGGAACCCGTATTCTACGCAGACCTCACCGGAACCATAATCCCACGACACAACACCTACTACCTAGTCCCCAAGAACCCAGGGGCAATCCCCAAGCTACTCGAATACCTAAAACGCAACGACGTAAAGGAATGGATACAAAGCCACTCTCAGAAAGCCGCTAACGGCTACATAAGAATGCAATCCCACACCATAAGGAAACTACCCATACCAGATAATCTCTACGAAGAATCAACAGCCAGCAGAAAACTCTACAGGTACGTGGAGGGAAGAAGCCCTTGA